The following proteins are encoded in a genomic region of Drosophila willistoni isolate 14030-0811.24 chromosome 3R, UCI_dwil_1.1, whole genome shotgun sequence:
- the LOC6651462 gene encoding elongation of very long chain fatty acids protein isoform X2, whose translation MDYLTTISDGWRDLMDNKSDPRTRDYPLMSSPFPTIAISLTYAYVVKVLGPKLMENRKPFELRKVLIVYNAAQVVFSAWLFYESCIGGWLNGYNLRCEPVDYSNSPQAIRTAEGCWWYYFSKFTEFFDTFFFVMRKRYDQVSTLHVIHHGIMPVSVWWGVKFTPGGHSTFFGFLNTFVHIFMYAYYMLAAMGPKVQRYLWWKKYLTVLQMIQFVLVMVHSFQLFFKNDCNYPIGFAYFIGAHAVMFYFLFSNFYKRAYVKRDGKDKSAVKANGHANGYAKALKDGDVTPQNGQLNKNGFQRTFSKFTTEMCNPALNSSTTRQRVLVNAGNK comes from the exons atg GATTACCTCACAACAATCTCCGATGGCTGGCGGGATCTGATGGACAATAAATCAGATCCGCGAACCCGTGACTACCCGCTAATGAGCTCGCCATTTCCAACGATAGCCATCAGTCTGACATATGCCTATGTCGTGAAG GTACTTGGACCAAAATTGATGGAAAACAGAAAACCTTTTGAACTACGTAAAGTTTTGATTGTCTACAATGCGGCGCAGGTTGTGTTCAGTGCGTGGTTATTCTATGAG TCCTGCATAGGTGGCTGGTTGAATGGCTATAACCTGAGATGCGAGCCCGTTGACTATTCCAATTCGCCGCAAGCGATACGT ACTGCTGAGGGTTGCTGGTGGTATTACTTCTCCAAGTTCACCGAGTTCTTTGACACATTCTTCTTTGTGATGCGCAAGCGTTATGATCAGGTGTCGACATTGCATGTGATTCATCACGGTATTATGCCCGTTTCGGTTTGGTGGGGCGTCAAATTCACACCTGGCGGCCACTCGACATTCTTTGGCTTCCTGAATACCTTTGTACACATCTTCATGTATGCGTACTATATGCTGGCTGCCATGGGACCCAAAGTTCAGCGTTACTTGTGGTGGAAGAAATATTTGACTGTGCTGCAGATGATTCAGTTTGTTCTAGTCATGGTGCATTCATTCCAATTGTTCTTCAAAAACGATTGCAACTATCCCATTGGTTTTGCCTACTTCATTGGCGCCCATGCGGTCATGTTCTATTTCCTCTTTTCGAATTTCTATAAGCGTGCCTATGTGAAGCGTGATGGCAAG GACAAATCGGCTGTGAAGGCCAATGGTCATGCCAATGGTTATGCCAAGGCGCTTAAGGATGGTGATGTTACTCCACAGAACGGCCAGCTGAATAAGAATGGCTTCCAAAGAACCTTCTCAAAATTCACAACGGAAATGTGCAATCCAGCGCTCAACTCATCCACGACGCGACAACGTGTCCTTGTCAATGCAGGCAATAAATGA
- the LOC6651462 gene encoding elongation of very long chain fatty acids protein isoform X1: MFLDSYRTITVIEIEDYLTTISDGWRDLMDNKSDPRTRDYPLMSSPFPTIAISLTYAYVVKVLGPKLMENRKPFELRKVLIVYNAAQVVFSAWLFYESCIGGWLNGYNLRCEPVDYSNSPQAIRTAEGCWWYYFSKFTEFFDTFFFVMRKRYDQVSTLHVIHHGIMPVSVWWGVKFTPGGHSTFFGFLNTFVHIFMYAYYMLAAMGPKVQRYLWWKKYLTVLQMIQFVLVMVHSFQLFFKNDCNYPIGFAYFIGAHAVMFYFLFSNFYKRAYVKRDGKDKSAVKANGHANGYAKALKDGDVTPQNGQLNKNGFQRTFSKFTTEMCNPALNSSTTRQRVLVNAGNK; this comes from the exons ATGTTTCTTGACTCTTATCGGACTATTACTGTGATTGAAATCGAA GATTACCTCACAACAATCTCCGATGGCTGGCGGGATCTGATGGACAATAAATCAGATCCGCGAACCCGTGACTACCCGCTAATGAGCTCGCCATTTCCAACGATAGCCATCAGTCTGACATATGCCTATGTCGTGAAG GTACTTGGACCAAAATTGATGGAAAACAGAAAACCTTTTGAACTACGTAAAGTTTTGATTGTCTACAATGCGGCGCAGGTTGTGTTCAGTGCGTGGTTATTCTATGAG TCCTGCATAGGTGGCTGGTTGAATGGCTATAACCTGAGATGCGAGCCCGTTGACTATTCCAATTCGCCGCAAGCGATACGT ACTGCTGAGGGTTGCTGGTGGTATTACTTCTCCAAGTTCACCGAGTTCTTTGACACATTCTTCTTTGTGATGCGCAAGCGTTATGATCAGGTGTCGACATTGCATGTGATTCATCACGGTATTATGCCCGTTTCGGTTTGGTGGGGCGTCAAATTCACACCTGGCGGCCACTCGACATTCTTTGGCTTCCTGAATACCTTTGTACACATCTTCATGTATGCGTACTATATGCTGGCTGCCATGGGACCCAAAGTTCAGCGTTACTTGTGGTGGAAGAAATATTTGACTGTGCTGCAGATGATTCAGTTTGTTCTAGTCATGGTGCATTCATTCCAATTGTTCTTCAAAAACGATTGCAACTATCCCATTGGTTTTGCCTACTTCATTGGCGCCCATGCGGTCATGTTCTATTTCCTCTTTTCGAATTTCTATAAGCGTGCCTATGTGAAGCGTGATGGCAAG GACAAATCGGCTGTGAAGGCCAATGGTCATGCCAATGGTTATGCCAAGGCGCTTAAGGATGGTGATGTTACTCCACAGAACGGCCAGCTGAATAAGAATGGCTTCCAAAGAACCTTCTCAAAATTCACAACGGAAATGTGCAATCCAGCGCTCAACTCATCCACGACGCGACAACGTGTCCTTGTCAATGCAGGCAATAAATGA
- the LOC6651463 gene encoding WD repeat-containing protein 20: MASQLDANVKDDLKTQFVTREGTYRLLTLSEYSRPNRVGYSSNQSSPQVRVSIVTLPNPAHGSSNSNRVSNEPAAPSSPATTTTTTAAGTTTTISTTTGGNRTHSSNGGATTSTPTTASTNTTPTTTTSPATTSNGGAGGDSNYNNNSTVDARLGGGISMHSMMNGSVIDQNGMATNPIIGGDRICFNFGRDLYVYAFRGAKKGTEMSKPIDKKFYKGTNPSCHDFNANAATPTGAPLLVGFTTGQIQLVSPQAGPRELRKLFNEERLIDKTKVTCLKWLPNSPHLFLASHASGHLYLYNEELPCAATAPSYQPFKMGDGYTILTCKSKSTRNPLYKWVFSTDNCCINEFCFSPCGSHLAVVSQDGFLRVFLYDTMELLGIARSYFGGFLCVCWSPDGKYIVVGGEDDLVTVWSLQERRVVARGQGHRSWVSVVAFDPYTTSYTNWDGGDFSDDENQLNEYTASREARFSGDSTANGGFEGFDKNSTPLHGTARARPHSASFRSDASSAALAPDKLAISYRLGSVSQDTQICLWDITEDVLRHPLALRQRVNSTQLNGGIDADGIKLIRPVAMGQARQRADSGSCSPSREAAGGNGAGGGATEHSNSSSSKFSTANCTISSQSSTPPDDCETDGATPSSIGPTPAAAAAGANASKSHTTRGHGTSNSIKFPNCISTTKSDSIDGQQQQQRSSYTTSGYNSKTSNSSTKSSNSGSGGGFSAFNSLTQRLSNFSFLNNSDKKSSTLNFEGSVSSSTSHRQHRKAMSMLKSYQQHNNHSNSNNSSSSNFGNSSTLESSTSGTGTALIGSSSTAHSFGSLKLGKSTHNSTSVSSFDPMKLIGTPACPRFDECPLLEPLICKKIAHERLSALIFREDCFLTACQDGFIYTWARPGHATHATQHLSPSQTAPPGGTVI, translated from the exons ATGGCCAGCCAACTGGATGCCAATGTCAAGGACGATCTGAAAACGCAATTCGTAACGCGAGAGGGCACCTACCGATTGCTCACACTTTCCGAGTACTCGCGTCCCAATCGGGTGGGCTACAGTAGCAATCAAAGTTCGCCCCAGGTTCGCGTCTCCATTGTGACGCTTCCAAATCCGGCTCATGGCAGTAGCAATAGCAACAGGGTGTCCAATGAGCCGGCGGCGCCATCATCTccagcaacgacaacaacaacaactgcagcaggaaccacaacaacaatatcaacaacGACAGGCGGTAATCGGACGCACTCCTCCAATGGCGGAGCAACTACTAGCACTCCAACAACAGCATCCACCAacacaacaccaacaacaaccaccTCGCCGGCAACAACAAGCAACGGGGGAGCTGGCGGCGATAGTaactataacaacaacagcacaGTGGACGCCCGCCTGGGTGGCGGTATCTCCATGCACTCCATGATGAATGGCAGCGTAATCGACCAGAATGGCATGGCCACCAATCCAATAATAGGAGGCGATCGCATTTGCTTTAACTTTGGTCGCGATCTCTATGTCTATGCATTTCGTGGAGCCAAAAAG GGCACCGAGATGAGCAAACCGATCGATAAAAAGTTCTACAAGGGAACAAATCCTAGCTGTCATGATTTTAATGCGAatgcagcaacaccaacaggTGCACCACTTTTGGTTGGCTTCACAACGGGACAAATACAATTGGTTTCCCCACAGGCGGGACCACGGGAGCTACGCAAACTTTTCAACGAGGAG CGTCTCATTGACAAGACCAAAGTGACCTGCCTGAAATGGCTACCAAATTCGCCACATTTATTTCTCGCCTCGCACGCCTCGGGTCATTTGTATCTGTACAATGAGGAACTGCCGTGCGCTGCCACTGCGCCCAGCTATCAACCATTCAAAATGGGCGATGGCTACACGATACTCACCTGCAAATCAAAGTCCACACGCAACCCGCTCTACAAATGGGTTTTTAGCACCGACAATTGCTGCATTAACGAATTCTGCTTCTCGCCATGCGGCTCCCATTTGGCTGTGGTCTCTCAGGATGGCTTCCTGCGTGTCTTTCTGTATGACACCATGGAGCTATTGGGCATAGCACGTTCCTATTTCGGTGGCTTCCTCTGCGTCTGCTGGTCGCCCGATGGTAAATACATTGTTGTGGGTGGCGAGGATGATCTAGTGACTGTGTGGTCACTGCAGGAGCGCCGTGTGGTGGCTCGCGGCCAGGGCCATCGCTCATGGGTTTCGGTGGTGGCTTTTGATCCATATACCACCTCATATACGAATTGGGATGGCGGTGACTTCAGCGATGATGAGAATCAGTTGAATGAGTATACGGCCTCGCGGGAAGCACGCTTCTCGGGCGACTCTACGGCAAATGGCGGATTCGAGGGATTTGATAAGAACTCCACGCCTCTACATGGTACGGCCAGGGCACGTCCGCATTCAGCCTCATTTCGATCCGATGCTTCGTCGGCGGCGCTGGCGCCTGATAAGCTCGCCATTAGTTATCGACTGGGTTCGGTTAGCCAAGACACACAGATCTGCCTATGGGATATTACAGAAGATGTACTCAGACATCCGTTGGCCCTGCGTCAGCGGGTGAACAGCACCCAATTAAATGGCGGTATTGATGCCGATGGCATTAAGCTGATACGTCCCGTGGCTATGGGTCAGGCTAGACAACGAGCGGATTCTGGCAGCTGTAGTCCCAGTAGAGAGGCAGCTGGTGGTaatggtgctggtggtggggCTACGGAGCACAGTAATAGTAGCTCCAGTAAGTTCTCCACAGCCAACTGCACAATTTCCTCTCAATCCTCAACACCACCCGATGACTGTGAAACGGATGGCGCTACACCGTCTTCGATTGGACCAactccagcagcagcagcagcaggagcgaATGCATCCAAGTCCCATACAACTCGAGGGCATGGCACGAGCAATTCTATTAAATTTCCTAATTGCATCAGTACCACCAAATCGGACAGCATTGAtggacaacagcaacaacagcgaTCATCATATACCACATCCGGCTATAATAGCAAGACTTCCAATAGCTCGACCAAGTCCTCAAATTCTGGAAGCGGTGGCGGTTTTAGCGCCTTTAATAGTCTAACCCAGCGTCTGTCTAACTTTAGTTTCCTGAATAACTCGGATAAAAAGTCATCGACTCTGAACTTTGAAGGAAGCGTTAGCTCCTCTACTTCACATCGCCAGCACCGCAAGGCCATGAGCATGCTGAAGAGTTACCAACAGCATAATAATCACAGCAATAGTAACAACAGCAGCTCCTCGAATTTTGGCAATTCCAGCACGTTGGAATCATCGACATCGGGCACGGGTACAGCTTTAATTGGCAGCAGCTCAACGGCCCATAGCTTTGGTTCTCTTAAGCTGGGCAAATCCACGCATAACTCCACCAGTGTTAGCAGCTTTGATCCTATGAAATTAATTGGCACACCCGCCTGTCCGCGTTTCGATGAGTGTCCGCTTCTGGAGCCGCTTATCTGCAAGAAAATAGCCCATGAGCGTCTATCGGCCTTAATATTTCGTGAAGATTGCTTTCTTACAGCATGTCAGGATGGATTTATCTATACATGGGCAAGGCCGGGCCATGCAACA CATGCAACTCAACACTTGTCGCCCAGTCAAACAGCGCCTCCCGGTGGCACGGTTATTTAG
- the LOC124459741 gene encoding uncharacterized protein LOC124459741 → MADHVNIDPTNRNVIVFNKDKCISYCLNEVGPIVNGLIQLKDREVNAEMIKKLNILEEEAKKTRVQLLEKDTQIKAKDTLLFEMVEINKQQLNTINNLSAQVEEKNLQIIICKQQEKDLPYLSPYIDRVDQM, encoded by the exons ATGGCGGATCATGTAAACATCGATCCAACAAATCGG AATGTTATTGTCTTTAACAAAGACAAGTGTATAAGCTATTGTTTAAATGAGGTGGGGCCCATTGTGAATGGGTTGATTCAGTTGAAGGATCGAGAAGTTAATGCTGAAATGATTAAGAAACTGAATATTCTGGAGGAGGAGGCGAAAAAGACTAGAGTGCAACTTTTAGAAAAGGACACTCAAATTAAAGCCAAGGATACTTTGCTCTTTGAAATGGTCGAGATCAATAAGCAACAACTTAATAcaataaataatctatcggcaCAAGTGGAAGAAAAAAATCTTCAAATAATTATATGCAAACAGCAAGAAAAGGACCTGCCATACTTGAGTCCATATATAGATCGTGTTGACCAGATGTAA
- the LOC6651465 gene encoding protein YIF1B-A isoform X1, whose protein sequence is MNLNYNPNAGMRNRKWENSQGGSRRPQRVSDMNAMGPTAPMPGPSTYMPQPAPGPTMLDPNMYGAAAAAPPVNNYGFNGVQSQLPPQQQPQQQPNYSYPPQPQGPAAPPAYGFNAPPQQGAAPAPPGQYPAQFAMFQQPIVQDMAMQYGQKLADQGKQLVENQFEKWVPVSKLKYYFAVDNAYVGRKLRLLFFPYIHKDWSLKYDQEHPVQPRYDINAPDLYLPTMGFITYVIVAGLLLGMQKRFSPEQLGIQASSAMAYSVLELVIYSIALYVMNIKTSLKTLDLLAFIGYKYLNIVASLMLSTLFFRSGYYMALAYTSFAFGFFLLRTLRTKLLHDNTPAAPSGAINYDPYGNPQQFDYSGGKKRKLYFLFMVIIGQALFSFWLSKHLYLVETENLAMPTTI, encoded by the exons ATGAACCTCAATTACAATCCGAATGCGGGTATGCGGAATCGTAAGTGGGAAAATT CACAAGGTGGCAGCCGCCGTCCACAAAGGGTCAGCGATATGAATGCTATGGGGCCAACTGCTCCTATGCCGGGACCTTCCACCTATATGCCGCAACCCGCGCCAGGGCCTACAATGCTCGACCCCAATATGTATGGAGCCGCAGCTGCAGCTCCGCCAGTGAACAACTACGGGTTTAATGGAGTTCAGTCCCAGCTTCCACCTCAACAGCAGCCGCAACAACAGCCAAATTATAGTTACCCACCTCAGCCACAGGGCCCAGCAGCTCCACCTGCTTATGGATTCAATGCGCCACCCCAACAGGGCGCGGCACCTGCTCCCCCTGGCCAATATCCAGCACAGTTTGCAATGTTTCAACAACCTATTGTGCAGGATATGGCCATGCAATATGGCCAAAAATTGGCCGACCAAGGCAAACAATTGGTCGAAAACCAATTCGAGAAATGGGTGCCTGTTTCCAAGCTAAAATATTACTTTGCTGTTGATAATGCCTATGTGGGAAGGAAGCTACGCCTTCTTTTCTTTCCATACATACACAAG GACTGGTCACTAAAATACGATCAGGAGCATCCAGTGCAGCCACGCTATGACATTAATGCACCCGATCTATATCTGCCCACAATGGGTTTCATTACATATGTAATCGTAGCCGGACTCTTGCTCGGCATGCAAAAACGCTTTTCACCGGAACAACTTGGCATTCAGGCCTCTAGTGCCATGGCCTACAGCGTATTGGAATTGGTCATCTACTCCATTGCCCTGTATGTGATGAATATTAAGACGAGCCTTAAGACTTTGGACCTGCTGGCATTTATCGGCTACAAGTATCTAAACATTGTGGCAAGTCTAATGCTTAGCACTCTGTTCTTTCGATCAGGCTACTATATGGCCTTAGCATATACAAGCTTCGCCTTTGGCTTCTTCCTGCTACGAACACTGAGGACAAAGCTTTTGCATGACAATACGCCAGCTGCACCCAGCGGTGCAATTAACTACGACCCTTATGGCAATCCGCAACAGTTTGACTATAGCGGTGGTAAAAAACGAAAGCTGTACTTCCTATTCATGGTGATAATTGGTCAGgctttgttttccttttggctctcaaagcatttgtatctgGTTGAGACCGAAAATCTGGCGATGCCCACAACAATTTag
- the LOC6651465 gene encoding protein YIF1B-A isoform X2 has translation MNLNYNPNAGMRNPQGGSRRPQRVSDMNAMGPTAPMPGPSTYMPQPAPGPTMLDPNMYGAAAAAPPVNNYGFNGVQSQLPPQQQPQQQPNYSYPPQPQGPAAPPAYGFNAPPQQGAAPAPPGQYPAQFAMFQQPIVQDMAMQYGQKLADQGKQLVENQFEKWVPVSKLKYYFAVDNAYVGRKLRLLFFPYIHKDWSLKYDQEHPVQPRYDINAPDLYLPTMGFITYVIVAGLLLGMQKRFSPEQLGIQASSAMAYSVLELVIYSIALYVMNIKTSLKTLDLLAFIGYKYLNIVASLMLSTLFFRSGYYMALAYTSFAFGFFLLRTLRTKLLHDNTPAAPSGAINYDPYGNPQQFDYSGGKKRKLYFLFMVIIGQALFSFWLSKHLYLVETENLAMPTTI, from the exons ATGAACCTCAATTACAATCCGAATGCGGGTATGCGGAATC CACAAGGTGGCAGCCGCCGTCCACAAAGGGTCAGCGATATGAATGCTATGGGGCCAACTGCTCCTATGCCGGGACCTTCCACCTATATGCCGCAACCCGCGCCAGGGCCTACAATGCTCGACCCCAATATGTATGGAGCCGCAGCTGCAGCTCCGCCAGTGAACAACTACGGGTTTAATGGAGTTCAGTCCCAGCTTCCACCTCAACAGCAGCCGCAACAACAGCCAAATTATAGTTACCCACCTCAGCCACAGGGCCCAGCAGCTCCACCTGCTTATGGATTCAATGCGCCACCCCAACAGGGCGCGGCACCTGCTCCCCCTGGCCAATATCCAGCACAGTTTGCAATGTTTCAACAACCTATTGTGCAGGATATGGCCATGCAATATGGCCAAAAATTGGCCGACCAAGGCAAACAATTGGTCGAAAACCAATTCGAGAAATGGGTGCCTGTTTCCAAGCTAAAATATTACTTTGCTGTTGATAATGCCTATGTGGGAAGGAAGCTACGCCTTCTTTTCTTTCCATACATACACAAG GACTGGTCACTAAAATACGATCAGGAGCATCCAGTGCAGCCACGCTATGACATTAATGCACCCGATCTATATCTGCCCACAATGGGTTTCATTACATATGTAATCGTAGCCGGACTCTTGCTCGGCATGCAAAAACGCTTTTCACCGGAACAACTTGGCATTCAGGCCTCTAGTGCCATGGCCTACAGCGTATTGGAATTGGTCATCTACTCCATTGCCCTGTATGTGATGAATATTAAGACGAGCCTTAAGACTTTGGACCTGCTGGCATTTATCGGCTACAAGTATCTAAACATTGTGGCAAGTCTAATGCTTAGCACTCTGTTCTTTCGATCAGGCTACTATATGGCCTTAGCATATACAAGCTTCGCCTTTGGCTTCTTCCTGCTACGAACACTGAGGACAAAGCTTTTGCATGACAATACGCCAGCTGCACCCAGCGGTGCAATTAACTACGACCCTTATGGCAATCCGCAACAGTTTGACTATAGCGGTGGTAAAAAACGAAAGCTGTACTTCCTATTCATGGTGATAATTGGTCAGgctttgttttccttttggctctcaaagcatttgtatctgGTTGAGACCGAAAATCTGGCGATGCCCACAACAATTTag
- the LOC6651465 gene encoding protein YIF1B-A isoform X3 — translation MNLNYNPNAAQGGSRRPQRVSDMNAMGPTAPMPGPSTYMPQPAPGPTMLDPNMYGAAAAAPPVNNYGFNGVQSQLPPQQQPQQQPNYSYPPQPQGPAAPPAYGFNAPPQQGAAPAPPGQYPAQFAMFQQPIVQDMAMQYGQKLADQGKQLVENQFEKWVPVSKLKYYFAVDNAYVGRKLRLLFFPYIHKDWSLKYDQEHPVQPRYDINAPDLYLPTMGFITYVIVAGLLLGMQKRFSPEQLGIQASSAMAYSVLELVIYSIALYVMNIKTSLKTLDLLAFIGYKYLNIVASLMLSTLFFRSGYYMALAYTSFAFGFFLLRTLRTKLLHDNTPAAPSGAINYDPYGNPQQFDYSGGKKRKLYFLFMVIIGQALFSFWLSKHLYLVETENLAMPTTI, via the exons ATGAACCTCAATTACAATCCGAATGCGG CACAAGGTGGCAGCCGCCGTCCACAAAGGGTCAGCGATATGAATGCTATGGGGCCAACTGCTCCTATGCCGGGACCTTCCACCTATATGCCGCAACCCGCGCCAGGGCCTACAATGCTCGACCCCAATATGTATGGAGCCGCAGCTGCAGCTCCGCCAGTGAACAACTACGGGTTTAATGGAGTTCAGTCCCAGCTTCCACCTCAACAGCAGCCGCAACAACAGCCAAATTATAGTTACCCACCTCAGCCACAGGGCCCAGCAGCTCCACCTGCTTATGGATTCAATGCGCCACCCCAACAGGGCGCGGCACCTGCTCCCCCTGGCCAATATCCAGCACAGTTTGCAATGTTTCAACAACCTATTGTGCAGGATATGGCCATGCAATATGGCCAAAAATTGGCCGACCAAGGCAAACAATTGGTCGAAAACCAATTCGAGAAATGGGTGCCTGTTTCCAAGCTAAAATATTACTTTGCTGTTGATAATGCCTATGTGGGAAGGAAGCTACGCCTTCTTTTCTTTCCATACATACACAAG GACTGGTCACTAAAATACGATCAGGAGCATCCAGTGCAGCCACGCTATGACATTAATGCACCCGATCTATATCTGCCCACAATGGGTTTCATTACATATGTAATCGTAGCCGGACTCTTGCTCGGCATGCAAAAACGCTTTTCACCGGAACAACTTGGCATTCAGGCCTCTAGTGCCATGGCCTACAGCGTATTGGAATTGGTCATCTACTCCATTGCCCTGTATGTGATGAATATTAAGACGAGCCTTAAGACTTTGGACCTGCTGGCATTTATCGGCTACAAGTATCTAAACATTGTGGCAAGTCTAATGCTTAGCACTCTGTTCTTTCGATCAGGCTACTATATGGCCTTAGCATATACAAGCTTCGCCTTTGGCTTCTTCCTGCTACGAACACTGAGGACAAAGCTTTTGCATGACAATACGCCAGCTGCACCCAGCGGTGCAATTAACTACGACCCTTATGGCAATCCGCAACAGTTTGACTATAGCGGTGGTAAAAAACGAAAGCTGTACTTCCTATTCATGGTGATAATTGGTCAGgctttgttttccttttggctctcaaagcatttgtatctgGTTGAGACCGAAAATCTGGCGATGCCCACAACAATTTag
- the LOC6651466 gene encoding uncharacterized protein LOC6651466, whose translation MENASIKRRSLTLSTRLLQKRHSASPQSRNRHGCAVQDVNTATTAKEASGSPSSTSFVADHVECTPPNKKTLSLDDSVDFSPRMDISMSPSCLFSQTMVTESPDVGWRWNRNNSTTDSGFDSNECSRLKDRSRQMSIKGCEDRRNQLDNEQWRAQQKRSRMLLKERCDKLHKQLEAPKQLPSEPLEPPVPPLQDPALAEFLNDSETDFFLMEASTQLESKLQSTQKTPPKPDKDKEKEKEKRSSFYMKFFEDEDESEDWLAAIDEAMLEASQPKKPRTSLQRYKSMPTTEVTAITTTSATTTIAPATLSTSDTPRMKRHASSHALSPATSSHARGKLFGSRK comes from the exons ATGGAGAACGCTTCGATTAAAAGAAGATCGCTTACATTGAGCACTCGTCTGCTCCAAAAGAGGCATAGTG CTTCGCCCCAGAGTCGGAACCGACACGGTTGCGCAGTTCAGGATGTaaacacagcaacaacagcaaaagagGCATCAGGCTCTCCCTCATCTACAAGTTTCGTTGCAGATCATGTGGAGTGCACACCGCCGAATAAGAAAACCCTGAGCCTAGACGATAGTGTGGACTTCTCTCCTCGAATGGATATCAGCATGTCGCCCAGTTGCCTATTCTCACAGACAATGGTGACCGAGAGTCCCGATGTTGGCTGGCGCTGGAATCGTAATAATTCCACAACGGACAGTGGCTTCGATTCCAACGAATGTAGCCGACTAAAGGATCGGAGCAGACAGATGAGTATTAAGGGATGTGAGGACAGACGCAATCAGTTGGACAATGAACAGTGGCGAGCTCAGCAGAAGAGAAGTCGCATGCTGCTCAAGGAACGTTGCGACAAGCTACACAAACAACTGGAAGCACCGAAGCAATTGCCATCGGAACCGCTGGAGCCGCCAGTGCCACCACTCCAAGATCCAGCTCTAGCAGAGTTTCTTAATGATTCTGAAACGGATTTCTTTTTAATGGAGGCTTCAACACAGCTGGAATCGAAGCTGCAGAGCACACAGAAAACGCCCCCTAAACCTGACAAGGATAAAGAAAAGGAGAAGGAAAAACGGTCTTCATTCTATATGAAATTCTTTGAGGATGAAGACGAAAGTGAGGACTGGCTGGCTGCCATCGATGAAGCCATGCTTGAGGCCAGTCAGCCAAAGAAGCCGCGCACATCATTGCAACGGTACAAATCAATGCCGACAACAGAGGTGACTGCCATCACCACAACATCAGCTACTACAACGATTGCACCCGCTACGCTCAGCACGTCGGACACGCCGCGTATGAAGCGGCATGCCAGCTCGCATGCCCTATCTCCGGCCACATCATCTCACG CGCGAGGCAAACTTTTTGGCAGCCGGAAATGA